The following are encoded in a window of Cyprinus carpio isolate SPL01 chromosome B18, ASM1834038v1, whole genome shotgun sequence genomic DNA:
- the LOC109094561 gene encoding E3 SUMO-protein ligase ZBED1-like — translation MRPLSVVENEGFRYMVQTMEPRYTIPSRQHITDIAVPNLYKEVKTNVLECLALAEKVALTCDAWTSRATESYVTLTVHHITDEWKLESCVLQTRAMYDSHTGENIAALLKEAVAEWRLNIKDPVLVTDNAANMHVAAELAGMSHIRCFAHSLNLASQKALKVPSVDRLLGRVRRVTAFFRRSTIASQQLKQNQLLLKLPKHRLITDVVTRWNSSYDMVDRFLEQQPAICAALLSTEVRKSEKDIFTLTDADITCAEAVLKALKPMKDATLVMSEESMPTVSIIAPLYAKLVTGTEEHLDDTQTVKSIKAAIAKDLGKRYAGDEQDILRMASALDPRFKDLPFLSEAEANDIYFKITDAVVDDLTKQQNQQGEVESPMEETGWSEEVDQPNYEDGPVSTQSPSKRPRSSCALADLLGPTFASTKNNATPKSAHYTATAEVKRFREEPPLPLPENPLSWWKFHEHEYPHLSKVAKRFLCIPGTSVSSERVFSSAGDIVNAQRSVLKPEHVDQLVFLHKNLKIK, via the exons ATGCGCCCGCTCAGTGTGGTTGAAAACGAAGGTTTCCGTTATATGGTGCAAACAATGGAGCCTCGTTACACTATACCGTCCCGGCAACACATCACTGATATCGCTGTGCCCAATCTTTACAAGGAGGTTAAAACAAACGTGTTGGAATGTCTAGCTTTAGCTGAGAAGGTTGCCTTGACGTGTGACGCTTGGACGTCTAGGGCTACCGAGTCATATGTGACGCTTACGGTCCATCACATAACTGACGAATGGAAGCTGGAATCCTGTGTACTGCAGACGAGAGCGATGTACGATAGCCACACCGGAGAGAACATCGCTGCCCTACTGAAAGAGGCCGTTGCTGAGTGGCGTCTGAACATAAAAGATCCTGTCTTAGTTACAGATAATGCAGCAAATATGCATGTGGCGGCTGAACTTGCCGGCATGAGCCACATACGGTGCTTTGCACACAGTCTTAACCTCGCCTCACAGAAAGCGCTGAAAGTGCCATCAGTGGATCGACTACTCGGCAGGGTCAGACGCGTCACCGCATTTTTCAGACGCAGCACCATAGCTAGCCAGCAGCTTAAACAAAATCAGCTCCTGCTCAAGCTACCAAAGCACAGACTAATTACAGACGTTGTTACAAGGTGGAACAGCTCGTATGATATGGTGGACAGGTTTTTAGAGCAGCAGCCAGCCATCTGTGCAGCTCTCCTTTCAACAGAGGTCCGCAAGAGTGAGAAGGATATATTCACACTGACTGATGCTGACATCACATGTGCTGAAGCAGTACTCAAGGCACTCAAGCCCATGAAGGATGCTACCTTAGTGATGTCAGAGGAGAGCATGCCTACTGTTTCCATCATTGCACCACTTTATGCAAAGCTTGTCACGGGCACAGAAGAACACCTGGATGACACACAAACCGTGAAGAGTATCAAGGCTGCTATAGCAAAAGATCTGGGAAAGAGATATGCTGGTGATGAACAGGATATACTGCGAATGGCATCAGCTCTTGATCCTCGGTTTAAGGATCTACCATTTCTCTCTGAAGCAGAGGCCAATGATATCTACTTCAAAATAACTGATGCTGTGGTGGATGACCTCACCAAGCAACAGAAT cAGCAAGGAGAGGTAGAAAGTCCAATGGAGGAAACTGGCTGGTCAGAGGAGGTTGATCAGCCAAACTACGAGGATGGCCCTGTATCCACCCAGTCCCCCAGCAAGAGACCAAGGAGCTCATGTGCTTTGGCAGACTTGCTTGGACCTACTTTTGCCTCTACcaaaaacaatgcaacaccaAAATCTGCACATTACACTGCAACAGCTGAGGTTAAACGTTTTAGGGAAGAACCCCCTTTGCCACTTCCAGAGAATCCTCTCAGTTGGTGGAAGTTCCATGAGCACGAGTACCCTCACCTATCCAAAGTTGCGAAGCGCTTTCTTTGCATTCCCGGTACAAGTGTCTCTTCGGAGAGAGTTTTCTCCTCTGCGGGAGATATTGTTAATGCACAGAGAAGTGTCTTAAAGCCTGAGCATGTTGATCAGCTggttttcctccacaaaaacctTAAGATTAAATAA
- the rab11a gene encoding ras-related protein Rab-11A — protein MGTRDDEYDYLFKVVLIGDSGVGKSNLLSRFTRNEFNLESKSTIGVEFATRSIQVDGKTVKAQIWDTAGQERYRAITSAYYRGAVGALLVYDIAKHLTYENVERWLKELRDHADSNIVIMLVGNKSDLRHLRAVPTDEARAFAEKNGLSFLETSALDSTNVETAFQTILTEIYRIVSQKQMSDRRDNDMSPSNNVVSIQVQPTENKPKMQCCQSI, from the exons ATGGGGACGCGAGATGACGAATATGACTACTTGTTCAAAG tggTCCTGATTGGAGACTCTGGTGTGGGGAAGAGTAACCTGTTGTCCCGTTTCACCCGAAATGAATTCAACCTTGAGAGCAAAAGCACTATTGGAGTAGAGTTCGCTACACGTAGCATTCAGGTGGATGGAAAGACGGTGAAAGCTCAGATCTGGGACACAGCCGGACAGGAACGCTACCGGGCCATCACTTCAGC GTATTACCGGGGAGCTGTTGGGGCCCTACTAGTGTATGACATCGCCAAGCACCTAACCTATGAAAATGTGGAGCGCTGGCTTAAAGAGCTGAGAGACCACGCAGACAGCAACATAGTCATCATGCTCGTGGGCAATAAAAGCGACTTGCGTCACCTTCGGGCCGTGCCCACCGATGAAGCACGTGCATTTGCAG AGAAAAATGGTCTGTCCTTCCTAGAGACCTCAGCCTTGGATTCCACTAATGTGGAGACCGCTTTTCAGACCATCCTGACTG AAATCTACCGGATCGTATCCCAAAAGCAGATGTCTGACCGCCGAGACAATGACATGTCACCAAGCAACAATGTGGTGTCCATCCAGGTGCAACCTACTGAGAATAAACCAAAGATGCAGTGCTGCCAGAGCATCTAG